From a single Candidatus Brevundimonas phytovorans genomic region:
- a CDS encoding Rrf2 family transcriptional regulator, translating into MSDSQRFPVAAHALAYLAHKGAYSAADAAPSAVLAASVPTNPVVIRRVTALLAKAGLIATRPGASGGSWLLRQPETICLDEVLKAVNGCAHLGSTPAGAKGCPVGEHIPRQVAKALTAADQAAGAALSKITIADLLDADPASLRDFAPHSSCPVAA; encoded by the coding sequence ATGTCTGACAGCCAAAGATTCCCCGTCGCCGCCCACGCCCTGGCCTATCTGGCCCACAAGGGCGCCTATTCGGCCGCCGACGCCGCACCCAGCGCCGTTCTGGCCGCCTCGGTGCCGACCAATCCGGTGGTCATCCGCCGGGTCACGGCCCTGCTGGCCAAGGCCGGGCTGATCGCCACGCGCCCCGGCGCCTCGGGCGGGTCCTGGCTGCTGCGTCAGCCCGAGACCATCTGCCTGGACGAGGTGCTGAAGGCCGTGAACGGCTGCGCCCATCTGGGCTCCACCCCCGCCGGGGCCAAGGGGTGTCCTGTGGGCGAGCATATCCCGCGCCAGGTGGCCAAGGCCCTGACCGCCGCCGATCAGGCTGCGGGGGCGGCCCTGTCCAAGATCACCATCGCCGACCTGCTCGACGCCGACCCCGCGTCGTTGCGCGACTTCGCGCCGCATTCGTCCTGTCCTGTCGCTGCCTGA
- a CDS encoding MarC family protein has protein sequence MDAVDLGVNLFVALFALLDPIGNVPIFAAATAGASLRQRISVSAMICGFAVVFLGFFFFTGLGLLQFFGISLAAFRIAGGILLLLLGLDMAREDFLKIFADADAVTDAKDVRGYAKRRFKRLIVPFAIPLMIGPGAISAIIINAGEAQKLGAAGTASSLIAMAAACLVTFVCFACTGPISRILGDVGMAIVVRVLGLILCALAIQFIIAGLGEAIPGMFSIGVTAPYPAGGH, from the coding sequence ATGGACGCGGTCGATCTGGGGGTCAACCTGTTCGTGGCGCTGTTCGCGCTGCTGGACCCCATCGGCAATGTGCCGATCTTCGCCGCCGCCACCGCCGGGGCCTCGCTGCGTCAGAGAATCAGCGTCTCGGCCATGATCTGCGGCTTCGCGGTCGTCTTCCTCGGCTTCTTCTTCTTCACGGGCCTCGGCCTGCTGCAGTTCTTCGGCATTTCGCTGGCCGCCTTCCGCATCGCCGGCGGCATCCTGCTGCTGTTGCTCGGGCTCGACATGGCGCGCGAGGACTTCCTCAAGATCTTCGCCGACGCCGACGCCGTGACCGACGCCAAGGACGTGCGCGGCTACGCCAAGCGCCGGTTCAAGCGTCTGATCGTGCCCTTCGCCATTCCGCTGATGATCGGCCCCGGCGCCATCTCGGCCATCATCATCAACGCCGGCGAAGCCCAGAAGCTGGGCGCGGCGGGCACGGCCTCGTCGCTGATCGCCATGGCGGCGGCCTGCCTCGTCACCTTCGTCTGCTTTGCCTGCACCGGCCCGATCAGCCGCATCCTCGGCGATGTCGGCATGGCCATCGTGGTCCGCGTCCTGGGCCTGATCCTGTGCGCCCTGGCCATCCAGTTCATCATCGCCGGTCTGGGCGAGGCCATCCCCGGCATGTTCAGCATCGGGGTCACGGCGCCCTACCCCGCCGGCGGTCACTGA
- the glpK gene encoding glycerol kinase GlpK, which produces MQANMILAIDQGTTSTRAIAFEVTPQPGRSPVGDNQPQAGRSPVGRKNGGAFSAVAVSQIELAQHFPRSGWVEHDAAEIWRATLQTCREVVRKAGGVDRFAAVGITNQRETAVLWDAGTGEPLHRAIVWQDRRTSDVTTRLAAEGHEAAVQAATGLILDPYFSASKYAWLLDEVPGARERAARGEVLLGTIDAWLIWKLTGGQSHVTDATNASRTSLMDLRTLQWREDLCDLFKVPMQALPEIRGCADHLGDCDASLFGRPLPVHGSAGDQQAALVGHGALAAGDAKITYGTGAFLVANVGEAPVASTSRLLGTLGYAADGQVAYALEGSIFSAGSAIQWLRDGLKVISDSRQSEAVAQTLKDNGGVYLVPGFTGLGAPWWQPEARGTVIGLTRDSGPAHFVRAALESLAYQTRDLLDALKTDGAPALTRLKVDGGVTANAFAMQFVADICEVEVERPAFQEMTAMGAARLAAFGVGLTSELWTAPLEAPAVWRPRMGDEERARLLKGWRGAVKAAIIAAE; this is translated from the coding sequence ATGCAAGCGAACATGATCCTCGCCATCGACCAGGGCACCACCTCGACGCGGGCGATTGCGTTCGAGGTCACGCCTCAACCAGGGCGAAGCCCGGTAGGCGACAATCAGCCTCAAGCAGGGCGAAGCCCGGTAGGCCGCAAAAATGGAGGCGCGTTCAGCGCCGTCGCCGTCAGCCAGATCGAACTGGCCCAGCACTTCCCGCGCTCGGGCTGGGTCGAACATGACGCCGCCGAGATCTGGCGCGCGACCTTGCAGACCTGTCGCGAGGTGGTGCGCAAGGCCGGCGGGGTGGATCGTTTCGCCGCCGTGGGCATCACCAACCAGCGCGAGACGGCGGTCCTGTGGGACGCCGGGACCGGCGAGCCCTTGCATCGGGCCATCGTCTGGCAGGACCGGCGCACGTCGGACGTGACCACGCGGCTGGCGGCGGAAGGACATGAGGCAGCGGTGCAGGCCGCGACCGGCCTGATCCTCGACCCCTATTTCTCGGCCTCGAAATACGCCTGGCTGCTGGACGAAGTGCCGGGGGCGCGGGAGCGGGCGGCGAGGGGCGAGGTCCTGCTGGGCACCATCGACGCCTGGCTGATCTGGAAGCTGACGGGCGGACAAAGCCACGTCACCGACGCCACCAACGCCAGCCGCACCAGCCTGATGGACTTGCGGACGCTGCAATGGCGCGAGGACCTGTGCGACCTGTTCAAGGTGCCCATGCAGGCCCTGCCGGAGATCCGGGGATGCGCCGATCATCTGGGCGACTGCGACGCCAGCCTGTTCGGGCGGCCCCTGCCTGTTCATGGGTCGGCGGGGGACCAGCAGGCGGCCCTGGTCGGCCATGGGGCGCTGGCGGCGGGGGACGCCAAGATCACCTATGGCACCGGAGCCTTTCTGGTGGCCAACGTCGGAGAGGCGCCGGTGGCCTCGACCTCGCGACTGCTGGGGACCCTGGGCTACGCTGCTGATGGCCAGGTCGCCTATGCGCTGGAAGGGTCGATCTTCTCGGCCGGGTCGGCGATCCAGTGGCTGCGCGACGGGCTGAAGGTGATCTCGGACTCGCGTCAGTCCGAGGCCGTGGCCCAGACGCTGAAGGACAATGGCGGGGTCTATCTGGTCCCCGGCTTCACCGGCCTGGGCGCGCCCTGGTGGCAGCCCGAGGCGCGCGGCACGGTCATCGGCCTGACCCGCGACAGCGGCCCGGCCCACTTCGTCCGGGCGGCGCTGGAGAGCCTGGCCTATCAGACCCGCGACCTGCTGGACGCCCTGAAGACGGATGGCGCGCCGGCCCTGACGCGGCTGAAGGTGGACGGCGGGGTCACGGCCAACGCCTTCGCCATGCAGTTCGTCGCCGACATCTGCGAGGTCGAGGTCGAGCGCCCGGCCTTCCAGGAGATGACGGCCATGGGGGCGGCGCGGCTGGCGGCCTTCGGCGTCGGCCTGACGTCGGAGCTGTGGACCGCCCCGCTCGAGGCCCCCGCCGTCTGGCGCCCGCGGATGGGCGACGAGGAGCGGGCGCGGCTGCTGAAGGGCTGGCGCGGGGCGGTGAAGGCCGCCATCATCGCCGCCGAATGA
- a CDS encoding SDR family oxidoreductase yields the protein MGDHRRTILITGASAGIGAALAHECAGRGYDLILTARREGALTALAETLVARYGVAAGVIPADLAEPGAPAALVAAIAARGLSVDGLINNAGFSRTTGFLSTDPADHAAMIRVMLTAPVELSRLLLPGMVERHWGRVLNVASLAGQMPATGGDTLYGPIKSFLIKASQGLWLEMRGTGVHVTALCPGYTYTEFHDVNGSRAQVSSAYPKWMWMDADRVARIGWDAVEADRPRVTPGVANNVLAALGGMLPDALALRMVGGHAKRLDRL from the coding sequence TTGGGGGATCATCGCCGAACCATCCTGATCACGGGGGCCAGCGCCGGCATCGGCGCGGCCCTGGCGCACGAGTGCGCCGGGCGAGGCTATGACCTGATCCTGACCGCGCGTCGTGAAGGGGCGCTGACGGCTCTGGCCGAGACCCTGGTCGCCCGCTACGGCGTCGCCGCCGGCGTCATCCCCGCCGATCTGGCCGAACCGGGCGCGCCCGCGGCCCTGGTCGCGGCGATCGCGGCGCGGGGCCTCAGCGTCGACGGCCTGATCAACAACGCCGGCTTCAGCCGCACCACGGGCTTTCTCTCCACCGATCCTGCCGACCACGCCGCCATGATCCGCGTCATGCTGACCGCGCCGGTCGAACTGTCGCGGCTGCTGCTGCCGGGCATGGTGGAACGCCACTGGGGCCGGGTGCTGAACGTCGCCTCGCTGGCCGGGCAGATGCCCGCAACCGGCGGCGACACGCTTTATGGGCCGATCAAGAGCTTCCTGATCAAGGCCTCGCAGGGGCTGTGGCTGGAGATGCGCGGAACGGGGGTGCACGTCACGGCCCTGTGCCCCGGCTACACCTATACCGAGTTTCACGACGTCAACGGCTCGCGCGCTCAGGTGTCGAGCGCCTATCCCAAGTGGATGTGGATGGACGCCGACCGCGTGGCCCGCATCGGCTGGGACGCGGTCGAGGCCGATCGCCCGCGCGTCACGCCGGGCGTCGCCAACAATGTGCTGGCGGCCCTGGGTGGGATGCTGCCCGACGCCCTGGCGCTAAGAATGGTCGGCGGCCACGCCAAACGGCTGGACCGGCTCTAG
- a CDS encoding MaoC family dehydratase has translation MTKPSDLQSLVGQEVGLSRWITIDQARIDAFAKITEDEQFIHVDPERARATPFGGTIAHGFLTLSLASAMAEAVAPLDGVVMGVNYGFDKLRFLAPVPAGSRVRGRFILMSAENKGVQDGVTRWLLKHALTVEIEGGDKPALMAEWLSMQMTTA, from the coding sequence ATGACGAAGCCGAGCGATCTGCAATCCCTGGTCGGCCAGGAGGTCGGCCTCAGCCGCTGGATCACCATTGATCAGGCCCGCATCGACGCCTTTGCGAAGATCACCGAGGACGAGCAGTTCATCCACGTCGATCCCGAGCGGGCCAGGGCGACCCCCTTCGGCGGGACCATCGCGCATGGGTTTCTGACCCTCAGCCTGGCCTCGGCCATGGCGGAAGCGGTGGCGCCGCTGGACGGGGTGGTCATGGGCGTCAACTACGGCTTCGACAAGCTGCGCTTCCTGGCCCCGGTGCCCGCAGGATCGAGGGTGCGCGGCCGGTTCATCCTGATGTCCGCCGAGAACAAGGGCGTCCAGGACGGCGTGACCCGCTGGCTGCTGAAGCACGCCCTCACCGTCGAGATCGAAGGCGGCGACAAGCCCGCCCTGATGGCCGAATGGCTGTCGATGCAGATGACGACCGCCTGA
- a CDS encoding threonine/serine dehydratase — protein MHTPSFSGVLDAARQIAPAAVRTPLIEHPALNATVGGRVLMKAETLQVAGAFKFRGAYNRISRLTETEKTRGVVAYSSGNHAQGVAAAAQAVGTRALIVMPSDSPTVKVEGVRAFGGEVRFYDRWSESREAIGAEIAAERGAVLVPPFDDPFIIEGQGTVGLEMLEQAGIPMDQLLCGASGGGLIAGINLVMAEQSPETRVIVVEPEAFDDTRRSLEAGERTAHPQGAPSICDALMAPMPGELTFPVNRRLSGAATVTDAEVAEAMRFAFRWLKLVIEPGGAVSLAALLSGKVAGKGLTTGIILSGGNVDPGLFAEIIEGRFKG, from the coding sequence ATGCACACGCCCTCCTTCTCCGGCGTCCTCGACGCCGCCCGCCAGATCGCCCCCGCCGCCGTGCGCACGCCGCTGATCGAGCATCCGGCTCTGAACGCGACCGTCGGCGGTCGCGTCCTGATGAAGGCCGAGACGCTGCAGGTCGCGGGCGCCTTCAAGTTTCGCGGGGCCTATAACCGCATCAGCCGCCTGACCGAGACGGAGAAGACGCGCGGCGTCGTGGCCTATTCTTCGGGCAATCACGCGCAGGGGGTGGCCGCCGCCGCGCAGGCCGTGGGAACCCGCGCCCTGATCGTCATGCCGTCCGACAGTCCCACGGTGAAGGTCGAGGGCGTGCGCGCCTTCGGCGGCGAGGTGCGCTTCTACGATCGCTGGAGCGAGAGCCGTGAGGCCATCGGCGCCGAGATCGCCGCCGAACGCGGCGCCGTCCTGGTCCCGCCCTTCGACGATCCCTTCATCATCGAAGGCCAGGGCACGGTGGGCCTGGAGATGCTGGAACAGGCGGGGATCCCGATGGACCAGCTGCTGTGCGGCGCCTCGGGCGGCGGTCTGATCGCCGGCATCAACCTGGTCATGGCCGAACAGAGCCCCGAGACCCGCGTCATCGTGGTCGAGCCCGAAGCCTTCGACGACACCCGCCGCTCGCTGGAAGCCGGCGAACGCACGGCCCATCCGCAAGGCGCCCCGTCCATCTGCGACGCCCTGATGGCGCCCATGCCGGGCGAACTGACCTTCCCCGTCAACCGACGCCTGTCGGGCGCCGCGACCGTTACCGACGCCGAGGTGGCCGAGGCCATGCGCTTCGCCTTCCGCTGGCTGAAGCTGGTCATCGAGCCGGGCGGCGCCGTGTCCCTCGCCGCATTGCTGTCCGGCAAGGTCGCGGGCAAGGGCCTGACCACCGGGATCATCCTGTCCGGCGGCAACGTCGATCCGGGCCTGTTCGCCGAGATCATCGAGGGGCGGTTCAAGGGCTGA
- a CDS encoding MHYT domain-containing protein, whose product MHLHLISPFGALSVLVAVFAAWTALDLFQQVRGRQGAARLAWLATAATAMGGGVWSMHFIAMLGFDPGGPVQYDLTLTLVSFLLAVAGSSLAFLIAAQSEGLRRLLPAGLIMGASICTMHYVGMAALRTTAAFAYRPSLVALSAVVALSASIIALVAAERARSTRVRLAAAVVLGLAVVGMHYFAMAALTLTPLQSPAPIHPVGAPPLMLAVGVAAVTVVILFLALAASMVGQRDKLIAIIDAGGVGYWELSLPGQSLWLSGRARKYLGLAHGEAFGAADFLRKLKPEDLPRRAATLARALRGGEYNAEYQMRDSGRWLQLRGRLIRSRSGRPIKLAGVITDVTDRRQAFAALATSEHRQRLLINELNHRVKNTLATIQSIAALTARRSSSVEDFMRLFQARLIALSDTHNLLTANGWEKARLRDLLVQEFRPYAEDRLRMTGPDVTLGAEQALSMGLILHELVTNAAKYGALSCPDGPGGWVTVDWTEADDEGLITLDWREHGGPTVVAPTRSGFGSRLIETSIRTTLAGAATMDYADGRLHCRLRFRPGAPPKT is encoded by the coding sequence GTGCATCTACACCTCATCTCGCCCTTCGGCGCCCTGTCCGTCCTGGTGGCCGTGTTCGCGGCCTGGACAGCCCTGGACCTGTTCCAGCAGGTGCGCGGAAGACAGGGGGCGGCGCGGCTGGCCTGGCTGGCGACGGCGGCGACCGCCATGGGCGGCGGCGTCTGGTCGATGCATTTCATCGCCATGCTGGGCTTCGATCCGGGCGGCCCGGTCCAGTATGACCTGACCCTGACCCTCGTCTCCTTCCTGCTGGCCGTCGCCGGGTCCAGCCTGGCCTTTCTGATCGCGGCCCAAAGCGAGGGCTTGCGCCGTCTTCTGCCGGCCGGCCTCATCATGGGCGCCAGCATCTGCACCATGCACTATGTCGGCATGGCGGCGCTGCGGACCACGGCCGCCTTCGCCTATCGGCCCAGCCTGGTGGCCCTGTCCGCGGTCGTCGCCCTGTCGGCCTCCATCATCGCTCTGGTCGCCGCCGAGCGGGCGCGTTCGACGCGGGTGCGGCTCGCGGCGGCGGTCGTCTTGGGGCTGGCGGTCGTGGGCATGCACTACTTCGCCATGGCGGCCCTGACCCTGACCCCGTTGCAGAGCCCCGCCCCGATCCATCCGGTCGGCGCTCCGCCGCTGATGCTGGCCGTGGGCGTGGCCGCCGTGACCGTCGTCATCCTGTTTCTGGCGCTGGCGGCCTCCATGGTCGGCCAGCGCGACAAGCTGATCGCCATCATTGACGCGGGCGGGGTCGGCTATTGGGAGCTGAGCCTTCCGGGCCAGAGCCTCTGGCTGTCCGGCCGGGCGCGCAAATACCTGGGCTTGGCCCACGGCGAGGCCTTCGGCGCGGCCGACTTCCTGCGCAAGCTCAAGCCTGAAGACCTGCCGCGCCGCGCCGCCACCCTGGCGCGGGCGCTCAGGGGCGGCGAATACAACGCCGAGTATCAGATGCGGGACAGCGGCCGCTGGCTGCAGTTGCGCGGACGACTGATCCGCTCGCGTTCAGGACGACCGATCAAGCTGGCCGGGGTCATCACCGACGTCACCGACCGGCGTCAGGCCTTCGCCGCCCTGGCCACCAGCGAGCATCGCCAGCGCCTGCTGATCAATGAGCTGAACCATAGGGTGAAGAACACCCTGGCCACCATCCAGTCCATCGCCGCCCTGACGGCGCGCCGCTCCAGCAGCGTCGAGGATTTCATGCGGCTGTTCCAGGCCCGGCTGATCGCCCTGTCGGACACCCACAACCTGCTGACCGCCAACGGCTGGGAAAAGGCGCGGCTGCGCGACCTTCTGGTCCAGGAGTTCCGACCCTATGCCGAGGATCGTCTGCGGATGACCGGGCCGGACGTGACCCTGGGCGCCGAGCAGGCCCTGTCGATGGGCCTGATCCTGCACGAACTGGTCACCAACGCCGCCAAATACGGCGCCCTCAGCTGCCCGGACGGCCCCGGCGGCTGGGTGACGGTCGACTGGACGGAGGCCGACGACGAGGGCCTGATCACCCTGGACTGGCGCGAGCACGGCGGTCCGACCGTGGTCGCGCCGACGCGCTCAGGCTTCGGCTCGCGCCTGATCGAGACCAGCATCCGCACCACCCTGGCCGGCGCGGCGACCATGGACTACGCCGACGGCCGCCTGCATTGCCGCCTGAGATTCAGGCCCGGCGCGCCGCCAAAGACCTAG
- a CDS encoding phosphotransferase family protein, whose amino-acid sequence MTESLDAQAAFSGTREVDERYRLDEAALDRWLSANVEGYAGPLTIRQFKGGQSNPTYELTTPGRTYVLRRKPPGVLLASAHAVDREFTVISALHAQGFPVARPYALCTDEAVIGSIFYVMDKVEGRVFWDLKLPGLSPAERRAVYEAQTDTLAALHAFDPAAIGLSDYGKPGNYFARQVGRWTKQYRASEIAPIPAMDRLIAFLPDSLPPEGPTRIVHGDFRLDNMILAPDAARVRAVLDWELSTLGDPMADFSYLLIAWVIPASLRNGLAGADLKELGIPSVEETVARYAEKTGTAPLQNLDWLFAYNLFRLAAICQGIAGRVRDGTAASAHARSMAAQVGPLSDAAWSFAQRAGA is encoded by the coding sequence ATGACCGAAAGTCTTGATGCTCAGGCGGCCTTTTCCGGCACGCGCGAGGTGGACGAACGCTATCGGCTGGACGAGGCGGCGCTGGATCGGTGGCTGAGCGCGAACGTCGAGGGCTACGCCGGGCCGCTGACGATCCGCCAGTTCAAGGGCGGTCAGTCCAACCCCACCTATGAGCTGACCACGCCGGGTCGGACCTATGTCCTGCGGCGCAAGCCGCCGGGCGTCCTGCTGGCCAGCGCCCACGCCGTGGACCGCGAGTTCACCGTCATCTCCGCCCTGCACGCCCAGGGGTTTCCGGTGGCGCGACCCTATGCTCTGTGTACGGACGAAGCCGTGATCGGCTCGATCTTCTATGTCATGGACAAGGTTGAGGGCCGGGTCTTCTGGGACCTGAAACTGCCGGGGCTGTCGCCCGCCGAGCGCCGCGCCGTCTATGAGGCCCAGACGGATACGCTGGCGGCGCTGCATGCTTTCGATCCCGCCGCCATCGGCCTGTCGGACTACGGCAAGCCGGGCAATTATTTCGCGCGGCAGGTCGGACGCTGGACCAAGCAGTATCGGGCCTCGGAGATCGCGCCGATCCCGGCGATGGACCGGCTGATCGCCTTCCTGCCCGACAGCCTGCCGCCGGAGGGGCCGACGCGGATCGTCCACGGCGACTTCCGCCTCGACAACATGATCCTCGCGCCCGATGCGGCCAGGGTCAGGGCGGTGCTGGACTGGGAGCTGTCGACCCTGGGCGACCCCATGGCCGACTTCTCCTATCTGCTGATCGCGTGGGTCATACCGGCGTCTTTGCGCAACGGACTGGCGGGGGCGGACCTGAAAGAACTGGGCATTCCCTCGGTTGAGGAGACGGTCGCACGCTACGCCGAAAAGACGGGCACGGCGCCGCTACAGAATCTCGACTGGCTGTTCGCCTACAACCTGTTCCGGCTGGCGGCCATCTGTCAGGGCATAGCCGGGCGGGTGCGCGACGGCACCGCCGCCAGCGCCCACGCCAGGAGCATGGCGGCTCAGGTCGGGCCCCTGTCGGATGCGGCCTGGAGCTTCGCCCAGCGGGCCGGGGCGTGA